CTCACCGGTTTCGAAACGACATTTGTCGATGGGAAAAAGAATAAGAGCAGCAAAAAAAAGGTGTATTTCTTCATGGCAATATTCTACTTCAGATTAAAAGGTTGATTCTTCTTATTTCCCCACACATGCTCTGCCAGTTCGGGATGGTCGATAAACGGATTTCGGTTTTTCTGGATGCCAAAGACGGCTTGGTTGCGATCCCGTTCCTTGGTGCTGACCGGATCTTCGCGATGCCACCGCAGAAACATTTCAAGTGCCCAGTTTTTAATGGCCGGATAGGTGTTTCCTCCAACCTGTGGCGATTCCCAGCTGGCAACGTTGCTCTCATAAGCCGTAACCATATAGAAATAGGTTCGGGCAAAATCGCCCTTGTACTCATCTATTGGCTCAAAAACGGTTTGAGTGAAATTACCGGATGTATTTTGTCCGATTCTCGAACCGTTTGCCGACTTCCAAGAAAAAATACCAACTTCACCCAGCGGCAAATTTCCCCGCCGGTTGTTCACGTATCCGTCGGTTGGGTAAATGTGGAAAAGGTCGGAATACATGGGTGATGCTCCCTTAAACCAGCTTTGAGGAATGGTGTGTTCGCGGTTATAGCAATCACCTTCGCTGCGGTAAGTGCCACATTTCTTATGATGAAACGAGAAGGAGTAAATTATTTCCCCGCCGGGATTATCGGAATACATATCCCAGACAGAACCGTCGGCCTTAACGTCGGTTTTTTCAAAAGCCGACCAGATTTCAGCGTACGAAACGATATCTGGATTGCCGATTATACCGAAAAGTGCTGTTTTTAGTTCCGCCCCTTTTTTCCCCGTAGCCGTGCTGTAATATTCCCGGTAAGTGTTTGTAGACAGGTTTGTACCGGAGTCCGACGGCTTTTGTTTGCATGCCAGACAGAGGGCAAACAGAGACAGATACAGAAGAAAACGAAAAAGTCTCATTGTATGCTGTGGGTGAGATACCCGTAATGTTAAGATTGCAGCAGACGCTCTATTTCCTCAATGTCGGCGCGAAAACCTTTGTCTACTTCAGACAGGTCCCTGATGGTGTTGCAAGCGTGTAGGACAGTAGCGTGATTTCGGTTTCCCACCTGAATTCCGATCTGAGAAAGCGACAGTTCGGTGTGTTTCTTGATGAAAAACATGGTTACCTGACGCGCCTGTACAATTTCTCTTTTTCGGGAGGCTGATTGAATCAAATCTCTCTTTACATTGTAGAAATCACTGAC
This portion of the Petrimonas sulfuriphila genome encodes:
- a CDS encoding endonuclease, which encodes MRLFRFLLYLSLFALCLACKQKPSDSGTNLSTNTYREYYSTATGKKGAELKTALFGIIGNPDIVSYAEIWSAFEKTDVKADGSVWDMYSDNPGGEIIYSFSFHHKKCGTYRSEGDCYNREHTIPQSWFKGASPMYSDLFHIYPTDGYVNNRRGNLPLGEVGIFSWKSANGSRIGQNTSGNFTQTVFEPIDEYKGDFARTYFYMVTAYESNVASWESPQVGGNTYPAIKNWALEMFLRWHREDPVSTKERDRNQAVFGIQKNRNPFIDHPELAEHVWGNKKNQPFNLK